The DNA sequence CTGTGGGCTCAATTATCGACTCCACACAGCCAAATATTGATTTTTACTCCTGCGCTCAAGGCCAGAATGGCGCATCACTCATTGGGCAAATTCAAAGTCATGTCATGACCATGAGCTTTAACCCCAGTTGCTTACATTATGTGATTTTGGATGAAGTAGATAACCTCACCGCAGCAGCCCATGCATCGCTCAAGGCCATCATGAACTACACCCATGTAGTTTTTGTCCTTACAACAAATCATCTTAATAAGGTAGATCCCGGAGTTATTAATCGATCCATCGTATTGGATATGAATTCTGCTCCGACCTCTGCTTGGGTCAGCAAGATCAAGGCTATTTACGCAGCCTCCGGGAAGACGCCTCCGACCGATCAAGCCATTGCAGGTGTTGTCAACGCTGGAAATGGATCAGCCAGAACGATTCTCACTGATATCGAAATCACTCAATCTATTCGTGAGCGGCAGTTTGAAGATGAATAAGCGCAAATCTGTTGAACTGCTGATGGAAATCACTGTGCAGGCGCTTGCTGAATTGGTAAGCGGGGACGAAGGTATCGGCACCTTTGTCCTTGCTAAAAACCATGCTGTCTCCACCAGAAAGATTGTGAATAAGGTGCAATTTGAAGAGGAATGGCAACAGCAAATTGATGATAGCGAGGTTTTCTATGTTTTCACCACTTTAAAGCTAGCGCCCAACATCCTTCAGATTGCGGGCTCTAAATACCAAGACCTTAATCGCGTCTCTTGGAATTTAATTGTTCCCAATACTTTTACGCTTGAGCCCGCGCAGAGACCCACCAACTCTATTGAGCTACTCATGATGGCAAAACTCATGCTTGAAGAAATCCAAGGCGGCCACTTCTCGTATGAGGAATTGGTGGAGTTTTTACAAATTATTAGTCGCATACGTAAGCGCTAAATCCTTAACAAATCTACTTAAATTAATTTACCTTGGAGTAATCATGAAATATTTTGACGCAGTTGTACTAAATGACCGAGAAACATATAGCAGCATTGATGGCGCATATGTTGTATTGAATGCCATTGAAGATGAATGTGTAAACGAGGTTGAGATAACCGAAAAGTCTCGAATTATTCAGATTTCCGATCTTTTAGAAGCCTACTATCGATTAACTACTTTTTAAATATTGAAATCACCCAATACGAGCACATAGAAAAAGAATATGAAGATGGTAATTTTTGAATTTTGGGGTTGTCATGCGCTACCCTAGAACAGTCTTTGTTTTTGACACCCCAGACCATGGCATTGATCCCGAATACTTTCAGAAGATCAGCTCATCTTCACAGAAGATCTATATACGCGGGCATTCAAAACCAATTGGGACAATTGATTCTGAGCTTGATGCCATCAAAATACTGGATGGTTATCTTAATTTCACAGGTCCAAATCGGTCTTATATGGTCATCGGCAATCTAAAGCATGTTGAATTTATTGCTACTAGCTTGGCTGATAAATACTGCTCGATCTATTGGCTCATGAATAAGAATTCCGCTTTAAGCATTCGCGCAGCTTTAGGTGCCCTGCTTGATCTTCATGAAATGGAAGCCTTATTTAACGAGGCGCTTTATTACTACACCAAATCTAGGGATCGGTATCAAGCATTGTCTGACTCCACGCATATATCAAACGATGATTTTCCCCAGCTTATTGCGGACATCATTAATGGAGGAAAACAGGTTGAGCTACGGGCGGATATTGAAAGTTTTTTATGCGAGGAATTACATATCGGAAAATTTGAGATTTAAGCCAACTTCGCGGCTGCCATCATTGGGGTCAGTTTTGAGTAATGACGCTCAATCATTAATGTCGAGGTACCCATTTGCCTAGCTAGGGTGTGTATATCAACCCCCTCAGCTAGTGCAAATGTGGCATAGGTATGGCGAAGACTATAAAGACTACGATTTCGCCCCGCTACATCTTTAAGCAAATTGCATTCTTTTAAGAGATTCTCAAACTGAGGATTAAAGTTATAAGGCTGAACCCCTCTTGGGAAAGTAAATATCAGACGATCTAACCTGGCCTCTATGACGGCATTTAGATCTTTATACGGCAATTGATGCCAAGCAATTAATCTTTCCAAGCAATCCACTACCAAATGTTTAGCAATTAAATATCGAGGTCCTGTTTTACCGGAAAGCCAAACCTTGAGATAGCGTTGATCGCCAATCCAATGCCATTGAAGATGTTTCCAGCGCATGGGTTTGAGCTCGGTTCCAGGCCTTGCTCCCGTATAGAGTAAGAATTCCACATAAGAGCGACAGAGCTGTCTCATCTCCTTGGTGCGCGATGATCTGCCGACGTTTTCCCAGCTAGGCATATAGGCCAATAATTGAGCGATCTCTTCCTTACTAAAGGCGGGTCTTGCTTGACTGGGGGAGCCATGAGGATCTAATAAAGGTACCCGGTATGTATCTACAATCAAGTTTTGCTCTCTAGCCAAGGCAATGACTCGGTTATAGGTCGTTGCATGGGTGCGCTTAGTGCTTGCCTGGGGATCTCTACCCATCTGGGATAAGCGCCAAGATTCAAAATCCTTAACCAGCTCTGAAGTAATTTCCTTTAGCTGGAATTTTCCAAAAAATGGGATGAGGTATTTATTGAGAACAAACCTGTAATCCTTAAAGATAGCTTTTCCATTACCTTCTTTATTGGCAATATCCATTGCCACGAGGTCTTCTTCAGCCAACTGCTTAAATGACTTGGATTTGAGGCTTAATTCCTGGCTTATCTTAGCCATGGTCTGCTCATAGAGTGCTATAGAGGTATGCTTGGCCTCCTCAAGATCCGCCTGGCCAGTGCTCATGGAGTGCCACTGACAATTGGGCAACCTAAAGCGGCATTGCCATTGATTGCTGCCTGATCGCTTAAAGAGACTTACTAAACCTCGGTGGAGGTGAATTACATCAGCAGACTGGGATGCACTAGATTTGAAGAAAAGCTGGTTTAGATTTTGCACTCAAGTGTCGTGTTTCGAGACACTTGTAGCTTAACTTCAGATTTCAGGAAGGTCGATCGGAAAATTTGTCGAGTAAACCGACATTTCATGTGTGGATATCTGGTAGGCAGACTCCGACCCAAAGCAGACCATCAATTCAATAATCTGAGTACGCTAACTCTCACCCAAAACTGAGCGACCTGCTTAACGTAAGGCTTTATTTAACTGATCCACAATCTCGGCCCAATCAGCATCTAAAAGCAACTCATCACGAAGAAGCCTTGCTTGAGATGGTGTCCACAATGGTGCATCCGCTAATTCAATCGCTTCATCTAAAGGAGCATGCCGATCAATGAATGCCTTAATACTATTACCATCAGAAGGTAGTCCTAATTGAAGGAATAACTCAGAGAATGGATGAAATGACTTTTCCATGATTAATTTCTCCTTAAACGTAACGCATTTGTAATGACCGAGGCTGAGCTCAAGCTCATGGCAAGTGCAGCAATTAATGGTGAGAGTAACCATCCAGTGAAAGGATATAAGAGACCAGCAGCAATAGGAATGCCCAGTGCGTTATAAAGAAACGCAAACACTAGGTTTTGCTTCATATTGCCTACCGTATCGTCTGAAAGCGACTTAGCAATCGCAATACCCCTGAGATCACCTTTAACTAAAGTAATTTGGGCGCTATTCATAGCAACGTCAGTACCGGTGCCCATAGCAATACCAACATTGGCTTTTGCTAAAGCCGGAGCATCATTGATGCCATCACCTGCCATTGCAACAATCCGACCTTCATTTTGTAGTCGAGTTACCAATTCGAGCTTATCTGCTGGCTTAACCTCTCCATAGACCTCTTCAATCCCAAGGCGCTTGCCAACAGATTTAGCAGTTGTTAATCCATCTCCAGTTGCCATCACAATTCGCAATCCCGCCTCTTTTAAGGTTTGCAAAGCCTCTGGCGTAGTAGCCTTAATAGGATCAGAGACAGCTAAAAGTCCAGCAAGCTTTCCGTTGATAGCTAAATGCATCACGCTAGCGCCTTCAGAGCGGAGCTCCTCTGCTTGGGCTTTCAAAATATCAACAGAAACTCCCAGCTTATCCATCAATGCAGT is a window from the Polynucleobacter sp. MWH-Aus1W21 genome containing:
- a CDS encoding AAA family ATPase, with amino-acid sequence MALNISTPSSPDDFALMPHTRAKLEAVLDGTVKFPGNGVSALLLYGVYGSGKTTMAKLLPGWLETVKTTPVLQSIPVGSIIDSTQPNIDFYSCAQGQNGASLIGQIQSHVMTMSFNPSCLHYVILDEVDNLTAAAHASLKAIMNYTHVVFVLTTNHLNKVDPGVINRSIVLDMNSAPTSAWVSKIKAIYAASGKTPPTDQAIAGVVNAGNGSARTILTDIEITQSIRERQFEDE
- a CDS encoding integrase, translating into MSTGQADLEEAKHTSIALYEQTMAKISQELSLKSKSFKQLAEEDLVAMDIANKEGNGKAIFKDYRFVLNKYLIPFFGKFQLKEITSELVKDFESWRLSQMGRDPQASTKRTHATTYNRVIALAREQNLIVDTYRVPLLDPHGSPSQARPAFSKEEIAQLLAYMPSWENVGRSSRTKEMRQLCRSYVEFLLYTGARPGTELKPMRWKHLQWHWIGDQRYLKVWLSGKTGPRYLIAKHLVVDCLERLIAWHQLPYKDLNAVIEARLDRLIFTFPRGVQPYNFNPQFENLLKECNLLKDVAGRNRSLYSLRHTYATFALAEGVDIHTLARQMGTSTLMIERHYSKLTPMMAAAKLA
- a CDS encoding DUF2789 family protein, with the protein product MEKSFHPFSELFLQLGLPSDGNSIKAFIDRHAPLDEAIELADAPLWTPSQARLLRDELLLDADWAEIVDQLNKALR